Proteins encoded together in one Impatiens glandulifera chromosome 1, dImpGla2.1, whole genome shotgun sequence window:
- the LOC124921977 gene encoding RING-H2 finger protein ATL40-like: protein MGQDDDNMPPPHFSKDELNGVNSKIMISAIASLSFVIILVIVLHIYARCLIRRQERRTIALRQLRMTSISVDHLIIPDRPGLDPAVIASLPIFPFKKETTTDDDESQIECSVCLSLLEQNEMVRKLPNCNHTFHSQCIDMWLGSHSTCPVCRTEAEPKPGVQLLPPESSHQLPTAPPLDGTDGTSGPTVKVGGSSSRLSSFRRILSRERSSRRVQSCVQDDVVLDLERQQQQQQ from the coding sequence ATGGGACAAGACGACGACAATATGCCGCCGCCGCATTTTAGTAAAGACGAATTGAACGGCGTTAACAGCAAGATCATGATATCCGCCATCGCTTCTTTATCCTTCGTCATAATCCTAGTCATAGTTCTTCACATCTACGCCCGTTGCTTAATCCGCCGTCAAGAACGGCGAACAATCGCCCTTCGACAGCTACGTATGACGTCAATCTCAGTCGACCACCTCATCATTCCGGACAGGCCCGGTCTAGATCCCGCCGTCATCGCTTCTCTTCCAATTTTCCCCTTCAAAAAGGAAACAACAACAGATGATGATGAATCACAGATTGAATGTTCTGTTTGCCTTAGTTTATTAGAACAGAATGAAATGGTTAGGAAATTGCCGAATTGTAATCATACTTTTCATTCACAGTGTATTGACATGTGGCTTGGATCTCATTCCACGTGTCCGGTTTGTCGGACGGAAGCAGAGCCGAAACCAGGTGTTCAATTGTTGCCGCCGGAGTCAAGTCATCAGCTTCCGACCGCGCCGCCGTTAGATGGAACCGATGGAACTTCCGGTCCGACGGTTAAAGTTGGTGGGTCGAGTTCAAGGCTGAGCTCTTTCCGGCGAATACTTAGCCGGGAAAGATCTTCCCGGCGAGTTCAATCTTGTGTTCAAGACGATGTCGTATTGGATCTTGAGAGacaacagcagcagcagcaataG